The Hordeum vulgare subsp. vulgare chromosome 7H, MorexV3_pseudomolecules_assembly, whole genome shotgun sequence DNA window TGCTGGATGGTGCTGGCTCGCTTGGAGCACGTGGGGCAGGAGCCTTGGGCTCGGTCCTGGAGCCTGGCTCGTGCTGGTGCTCCTTGCTGGCTCGTTAGAGCAACCTGGTACGTTGGCCTCTAGTCAACGCTAGGAGCCCTGGTTGCTGGCCTCGCTGCATGTGCGCTGGGgcgctggctcggcctggccagctggtgtttttttttaaataaaaccctgaaaataaatttaaaataatatatgtttttttaaagaaaaacaaacagagaaaaaataataataatgatatatGTATACAAaagtatatacatatatatataaaaaaatatacgcatatagtaatatatatatacatatagatatatagatacatatattaaagtctaatatggatatatatataagtataaaataaatatcttaataaatactaaaggaaacctagttccacctaatgcaaatttttgaaaatagctttaatgcaatagaccacgcaaaaagcatttaaaaacttaactaaaaataatttcggacattataaaaatttgcaaaaccaagtcagtaactccaaataatattcgaaacgttatgcactttaattcgacaggggagaagtcatattatctccactccaataaattgcccggaaTTGCATAGTGAATAGAATtctcagaagagcaaataatgcatagaaaaatatgagatgcatatgaatgatctattaacattcgaatataagaaaattgggatgttacatggagAGAATAAAAATGGAGGAGTTCTAGCGGGAATGGATGCATTGGAATCCCTCAGTCCCCGGATCGGAATGGGAGTGAAACTACCCGTTCGTTGTCATTGGGGTGGGGTGTTGCCTCTTGGAACGACGCCTTTGCCAACAACAATGAGGCAAGGGTGCGCGTAGGCGACATATGCTGGCGATAGGTAGCCGGCATCGGAGAGTCGGTCAAGTTGGCCTTGCGCCACCGTGTAGAGCTTTCACTTTCCTTGGTGAAAGACGCCACCTTGGGCGCCGAACGCCTTGCCCGTGTTGACTGGCTTCTGCTGCTGACGGCCGCCAGCCATGTTGGGATGGTAGGGCGGTGCTCCACTAAAAGCTTGGGTGTATGCAGGAGGTCGAAGTGTCAAGAACAGGATGACTGCGTCATGTGGTAGTAAATATGTCTCGCTcatggccaccccctccccctctctctttttATAGGGGGGAAATGCACAACGATGGCACTATAACTGCACCATGCGGTAGTAATTAATCCTGAGTTTTTCATGTTTATGCGTTAATTATGCACCGGAATCCAGTGGTAAACCATTAATTTCGTGTGTATTGATACACACTATCCCTCTtgatggtactccctccgtccgaaaatacttgtcctaaaaatgcatataatgaatgtatctataattaaaataagtctagatacattcatctctaggacaagtatttccggacggatgtAGTACTAGACAGCAGTGGGCCCTAGACCCAGGTCTGCGCGTCAGATTGATCGTTAGCTAGGTCAAGGATGCCAGGTGGGCCCATGGAAGGAACGGTCTGTGTTGTTAGAATCAGACCGGATAATCATTACTGAAGTGCGCGGGAACTCTTCACGCCAATGGGCTGGCTACACGGGAAATATTTCGGTGCGAAACTTGGCTCAAAATTCGTTCAATACTTATCCAAGATCGAGGTGGTGTTGGTCACCTCGGATTTAGTCCGACGTCAAGACTTGACTGCACGGGCCGGATGCATTCGTTGAGCCAGTTTCAAGACCGGTGACCGAGATAGACGAGCAGTTCGGTTGAGCCGAGGTGATCTCACCTTAAAGAGCGGTTCAGGGGATACTGGTGCATGGTCTACCGGCTAAGGAGAATCTCACCAAGTCGGCTTGCGACTGGTGGTCGATCCGTCCTTGGCCACTTCAAGAAGCTCATGACGGTTACAAAGAAACTGCAGAAGACTTGTTGTCACTCAAGACGTTGGATCTGTGTAGGACTTTGCCTCCCAAGTATACTATATAAACCGAGTAGCTAGGCCCGTTGACATAATTAAGTTGCAATCTCGTTCTTTTACCTGAGTTGTACTCTGTACACACCTGAACGCAATATACACAAGCATGACATATATTATCTTATCTTTGGagagcctgaacctgggtaaaccatggGTCTCTATTACTATGGCTTCAAGACATCTAACTTACAATTCCCTGCCCAAAGATCTACCGGTTTTAGCTCTGTCACACTACCCAGGTCTCCACGACACCCCATCTGCACCGCCAAGGCCACTCAGTAGCGCCATGCCACACGCGATGCTAGGAACCAGCCGTCACGCCGACATTGACCAAATCGAGGCGGAGCCACCATGTGTGTGGGCATCCCCTGACACGGGAGACGGAGGAGTGCCCCCGTTTCGTCATAGGACACATGGGCTTAGCTCGGCAGCGTCTTCCGACGACAATCGAAAGGAGAGAAGGGAGACCGGAGGcgctggcggctagggtttggagacACTCCCGTGTCAGCTGCAGGGGAGGCGGGTGCATGGGCCTCGTTCATTCTACTTACGGCATATATGGCTGTTATTTTACATGGTGGTGCTCCTTCGCTTTATTTTCCTACGAGATTAATATAGTATGCTCGATCTTTTAAAAATACAAGACATATTTTTTAAGACAGACTTTGACAAAATAACACGCCACTAATATGTGATTCATACGATAAGTCACAATGCATATCCATAAAGTAAATACGGTCTCTTCAAACACGAATCTAGTGACAACCATGTTCATGTCACATAACCTCGTGCCagcaatgaaattactactaataATAGCCAATGGTCTTGCCTTAAACGAAGAAAATACACCATGAATTTTGAAATGGAGGGGGGTATCTGATTTTGTTTCAAAATAAATATAGTagattttttatctttttttttaatTAAAAAGAGAAAAGTAGGTTTTTTTCCTCCAGCAGAAACGGAAACGGAAAGTAGGCAGCCCCGAGAGAAACCCCAAATCCTCCTACCCACCACGATGCCATCGCCGGCGCCGCCAAGCAGCCCCGATGCCGATGGCGACGCCGCGACCCCGCCGGCGTCGCTGCCGGCCATCGAGTCGCAGGCGGAACTACCGGACCACCTCGTCGAGGACATCCTCATCCGTCTCCCCGCGGCCGTCGACCTCGGCCGCGCATCCATGGCGGCCGCCTCCTTCCACCGCACCATTGCCGGGCACTCCTTCCTCCGCCGATTCCGCGCCCTCCACCCGCCGCCTCTCCTAGGTATACTCACCTACAATTCAGCCCACCACAAAACCCTCTGGCCGTCCTTCCTCCCGGCCCAGCCGCcccacccctccgccgccatagCCGCCCTCACCCTCGCCGCCGCCGACTTCTCCTGCTCATTCCTACCCTCCCGGGAGCTCTGGAGTCACTGTGACTACCGCGACGGCCGCATCCTCCTCTCCAAGAAGGGCGATTTCCTGGCCAACGTCGCCGTATGCGACCCACTGCACCGGCGCTACCTCCTGCTGCCTGCCATCCCCGACGACCTAGCTGCTCTATCCAGGCAGATGGATGTCACGCACTGTGAACCCTTCCTTGCCCCTGCCGGCGAGGACCAGGGCGGCAATGGGGACGCTCCCTCGGGCTTCAGAGTCATGTGCTTGCGCATGTCCTCAACCAACCTAGTCCTCTTCGTCTTCTCTTGGTCGGGTGCCCGCGCCGGCCAATGGCACACTGTTACATTTGATGGTTGGGGCGCCTTCATGAACTCAGAATGGGTCGTGCTGGGTACATTCCCGGACACTCCGGACACGCGTCGCTATTATGCTCATGGATGCTTCTATTGGGAGATACCTTATCCCTGCAAGTTGCTCGTGTTCGACACGCGCACGGAGGAGTTCTCTTTTGTCAGCCTCCCAGACCGTCGCCGTCAGAACACCTTTGTGGAGGCAACCGATGGAAGGCTTGGGATGTATAGTCGCCGTGTTAGAGATCGCCTCTTGGATGACGGTATGCGAGCTGATGAAAATCACCTCCTCTATGACATTTTGCAAGATAATGGGGATGGTACAAAGTGGTGGAAAAGGGAGGATGTAATCCAGGTGCCCCGCAATTATCGATACAACATCATTGGTGTTGCTGGGGGATACTTACTTCTACATGCGTATCTACACAACCCGGAGTCACCATACGGTAACAACTTCAACTATTATTCAATAGATCGTCAGACTTTGAAGATCGAGCGGTTCCGTGGGTCTAGGCCTGTGTACATCTCACCGGACACCCATCTGTACACCGGTTTCCCGCCATCTTTGTCTCCACCTACTATTTGAATTGAAGGGGTAAGCTTGCTCCTAGTTTTTTCTTGTATTGTTCATGCCATATATAGGGGTCCACATTGCCACGTGATGCAAGTATTAGTTAATTCAACGGTAACATACTTTGTCATTTACTCTATTAGTTAATTCAACGGTAACATACTTTTCCATTTACTAATTTTAGCAAGCAATTCTCAATTAGTTAATTTTAACAACAGCAACACTAGGCGAGACAGGTAGGAGGAGCCCACAAGCGCTGCCGGCGCCAATTCCACGTATGGGGAGGGGAGTGGGTGGCAGACGAGTTAGGGAGGGGTTTGGTTTTCACCGGTGCTGCCCTGGTGGAGTTGCTTTATAATGTTCTATTACGCTGGATTTGGGCATGTAGTGTTTTGTTGGTTGAGCTATATGTGTCCTGAACATTGATAACGCTATCTTGTTCTGGATTTAGTTTCTTACTGTATATTGTTAACCCCTTGCAGTGGCAGCTTGACTGGGTGTTAATGCGGAGGCCTAGCGATACATAGTGGGTAAATTTATTGGTTCTTGAACATTCCAATTGCTCATGCCATTCCTGATTGATTGCATTTACGAGTATCTTTTCTGCATTTCTTTTTAAGTCTAGCCTAAGTTTCTTCCATTGATATGTTAGCCCATTTTTCTCTGACGATTCTTCTTCATTAATATAATGAAAGCAGCCGCTGCTGCTCTTCATAAAAAAAGATAAAATTGTGTCAGAAAAGTGTATCATTCCATTCGCAGCAGCAAGCGCCACCTTTTATGATGAACACTAACACTTTAGACCATCTATTGGGGAGTACTATTGGATTTCTATTGGGCTAGTGAGAGGGTGTGGGACTTACCGTTCAGTTTTCCTAAAAATGTGGTGCTCTCTACCCTACGTTCATTGACATAATACAACCTGGTGTCTTGTGACTTCCATCAAAAGTCAGTGGTCTAGGCCACTTTCCTGGACTTTGAGTTATCCGAGGTAACAATGCATTCATGTATTGCCAGCCATCATTCATGTATGAGTCTGTCATTCTGCTTATAAATAGTGATAATTAAGTTCCTATCTACTAGTAGTACTTTGTTTCTTGTGTGTAGTACTAGTTATAAATCACTTCACGCATGGCTGGAGAGTATTGGTACCTCCTGAGGTTTCAAGTTGGCTTCTTATCATGGCATTGCTGAGTGCTCACTGATTGCGGCATCTTGCTAAATATGGGAAGAAGAATTAGTTCCATCCAGTACAGCCATTTTTGCCTGCATACAGATTATTGATAGGTGAATAGCTGTGAAGTAAAATTGCATTTTGGATGACATTCTGCAAACACCTagtgtagatgttaatcatgttgctcatgtaggattaggaaagaaagccaaaccgagtcctagtagtattaggattcctagtccttgtctatttccatagtcccttgtggacgtgtataaaagacaccctaggggtgttgattgtaacgccaagaaaaacgaaaagcaatacaaagcaaaggctcgacacgggcctttagccatcaaatccatcgatcagttttattcgtgtcgctagttacgcaaattccgtcaagtagccgtccgaagcaagaatcgcgtaggcacgcctgtacagctgcatacgcacgttcaaaagccaacaattggtatctagagcctcgacgatctatgatctacgatgacggacagcgacgctgagtcggtcaagtccggcagcggcggtgccaaggcgaacaagaacggtgacaaggtgaagaagggcgtcaagtcagcaaccagtggtggaggaacgagcggcgctaacgtccaggcgcatcgcaacatccccatccagtacccgatgctcaccgacgccaactacggcgtgtgggcggtgaagatgaagattattctccgaaccctccgagtgtggcaggcaatcacggacgacgacgtcgatgacgagtccgacgaaggtgccatggccgccatagcccagtccgtgccggattccgtgctgatgacattggcggagttcgagacggcaagagaggcgtggaacgcactcaaggagatgaggatcggagaagatcgcgtcaccaaggcacgggcacaagtgctgaagcgccaatttcacaagttgcagatggatgaaactgaatcggtgaatgactatgccatgcgtcttactactttggtgggagagatccacgcacttggtgcaaagctcgatgagaccgagatcgtggagaagtttttcagttcagtcactgataaattcacgtacatcatcggcacgctcgagcagctttacgacatcgacgacatgaccataacggaggcgatcggacgattgcggacatgggaagagaatgctcgtggctgtcgaaaaggcaaaggaggaggtagcgaccaactcatgtgctcgcgcgcagattgggaggccccaagtagcaaaggaaggcgtgacggtggcgaaggctcaggCAACACGAAGGgtgatggacaaaccggaaaaggcaaaggaaaaggcaaaccacaaggtcgtggtaaggcgggccaatctaaagagcagaaaccacggaacttggacttgtccgaggtcaagtgctataactgcaataagatgggtcactttgcgaaggattgtccaaagcctaacaagcgggagatcaaggcaaatttggcaaagcaggaagacgaaggtccaggtcttctgatggccgaagtttgtgatctcgctgaaacggtggttgtgaaaccaagccggaaggtgctacttcatgaggaaaaagtgacaccaaagttatccggtgatcagaacgtgtcgtggtatctcgacacgggtgccagtaaccacatgacggggtgcaaggagaaattcctcgagctggaatacgatgttgaaggctcggtcaagtttggtgatggttcag harbors:
- the LOC123409595 gene encoding uncharacterized protein LOC123409595, whose amino-acid sequence is MPSPAPPSSPDADGDAATPPASLPAIESQAELPDHLVEDILIRLPAAVDLGRASMAAASFHRTIAGHSFLRRFRALHPPPLLGILTYNSAHHKTLWPSFLPAQPPHPSAAIAALTLAAADFSCSFLPSRELWSHCDYRDGRILLSKKGDFLANVAVCDPLHRRYLLLPAIPDDLAALSRQMDVTHCEPFLAPAGEDQGGNGDAPSGFRVMCLRMSSTNLVLFVFSWSGARAGQWHTVTFDGWGAFMNSEWVVLGTFPDTPDTRRYYAHGCFYWEIPYPCKLLVFDTRTEEFSFVSLPDRRRQNTFVEATDGRLGMYSRRVRDRLLDDGMRADENHLLYDILQDNGDGTKWWKREDVIQVPRNYRYNIIGVAGGYLLLHAYLHNPESPYGNNFNYYSIDRQTLKIERFRGSRPVYISPDTHLYTGFPPSLSPPTI